The proteins below are encoded in one region of Rosa chinensis cultivar Old Blush unplaced genomic scaffold, RchiOBHm-V2 RchiOBHmChr0c04, whole genome shotgun sequence:
- the LOC121050878 gene encoding uncharacterized protein LOC121050878 has protein sequence MSGSSDPPKYTKTPLHVIQDRLERLKKNSDLFDVQVTTPLQFRELQIDSEGNRVEGGSEASDTSVVPSPHQTPPPSPRALLVVPPPPPPMALTIRQLSTSVIPPGGVPTCITYPAAAEGLTADFELKSGLLHRLPTFHGLSMEDPNNHLMEFQFICTSMKPQGADEHILKLKAFPFSLADKAKQWLYELPSGRITSWADMMKAFLEKYFPTSRIIMLRKKISGIQQGQDESYADYYER, from the coding sequence ATGTCTGGATCATCTGACCCACCTAAGTACACCAAAACGCCTCTTCACGTCATCCAAGATAGACTTGAGAGATTGAAGAAAAACTCGGATCTCTTTGACGTCCAAGTTACCACTCCCCTTCAATTTCGTGAGCTTCAAATAGATAGTGAAGGGAATAGAGTAGAGGgaggatcagaagcttctgacactTCAGTTGTTCCATCACCACACCAAACGCCACCTCCATCACCTCGTGCACTCTTAGTcgtcccaccaccaccaccaccaatggctctcaccatcAGGCAACTCTCTACATCTGTCATTCCACCTGGTGGAGTGCCAACTTGCATAACCTACCCTGCTGCAGCTGAGGGATTAACAgctgattttgagttgaagtctgggctacttcatcgtcttcctacattccatggactctctatggaagatcccaacaaccacttgatggaatttcagttcatctgcactagcatgaagcctcaaggagctgatgagcatattttgaagttgaaggccttcccattttcgttggctgacaaggcaaagCAATGGCTTTATGAGTTGCCAAGTGGACGGATTACATCTTGGGCTGATATGATGAAGGCGTTTCTTGAGAAGTATTTCCCTACATCTCGCATCATCATgcttaggaagaagataagtggaatccaacaagggcaagatgagtcctacgcagattactatgaaag